A window from Leifsonia shinshuensis encodes these proteins:
- a CDS encoding DUF6504 family protein: MTEIDEAVAVWTTDEGVPTRLVWRSTRYRVSDTPTVWAEVCAWWRPFGEHRYTIGSLPREIGGWRFQGTSEDGVAHVFDVRHDAVERSWRLVRVFD, from the coding sequence ATGACCGAGATCGACGAGGCGGTCGCCGTCTGGACGACCGACGAGGGCGTCCCCACGCGCCTGGTGTGGCGGTCCACCCGGTACCGCGTGTCGGACACGCCCACGGTCTGGGCGGAGGTGTGCGCCTGGTGGCGACCGTTCGGCGAGCATCGCTACACGATCGGGAGCCTGCCCCGGGAGATCGGCGGGTGGCGGTTCCAGGGCACGAGCGAAGACGGCGTGGCCCACGTGTTCGACGTCCGGCACGACGCCGTCGAGCGGTCGTGGCGGCTGGTCCGCGTGTTCGACTGA
- a CDS encoding DUF3097 domain-containing protein, whose protein sequence is MDDRYVTDVLSGDWKNAGRKAVPTVEAVRDLVIEDAASGFCGAITRLEAQTVELEDYFGKKRVFPLTGSFLIDGEPVRLVVPSRAAGGPARTASGSFSVGEQKARVARASRIFVEGRHDAELVERVWGDDLRVEGVVVEYLEGVDDLDAIVKEFRPDRSRRIGVLVDHLVPGSKESRIAEQVARGPYGAHVLVVGHPFVDIWQAVKPERVGLDAWPAIPRSVPWKHGICAALGLPHETQADIARAWKRILGRVRSFSDLEPELLGRVEHLIDFVTEP, encoded by the coding sequence ATGGACGACCGCTACGTAACCGATGTCCTGTCCGGCGACTGGAAGAACGCGGGCCGCAAGGCCGTGCCGACCGTCGAGGCCGTGCGGGACCTGGTGATCGAGGATGCCGCGAGCGGCTTCTGCGGGGCGATCACCCGCCTGGAGGCGCAGACCGTCGAGCTCGAGGACTACTTCGGCAAGAAGCGGGTGTTCCCTCTCACCGGTTCGTTCCTGATCGACGGCGAACCGGTGCGGCTCGTCGTCCCGTCGCGCGCGGCGGGGGGACCGGCCCGTACCGCCTCCGGGTCGTTCTCGGTGGGCGAGCAGAAGGCGCGCGTCGCGCGCGCCAGCCGCATCTTCGTCGAGGGCCGGCACGACGCCGAACTCGTGGAGCGCGTCTGGGGGGACGACCTCCGCGTCGAGGGCGTCGTCGTCGAATACCTCGAAGGCGTCGACGACCTGGATGCGATCGTGAAAGAGTTCCGCCCCGACCGCAGCCGTCGAATCGGCGTGCTGGTGGACCACCTGGTGCCCGGCTCCAAGGAGAGCCGGATCGCCGAGCAGGTCGCGCGCGGGCCCTACGGAGCACATGTCCTGGTCGTCGGGCATCCCTTCGTCGACATCTGGCAGGCGGTCAAGCCGGAGCGCGTCGGCCTCGACGCCTGGCCGGCCATCCCCCGCTCGGTGCCGTGGAAGCACGGCATCTGCGCGGCGCTCGGACTGCCGCACGAGACCCAGGCCGACATCGCCCGCGCGTGGAAGCGCATCCTCGGTCGAGTGCGGTCGTTCTCCGACCTCGAACCGGAGCTCCTCGGCCGGGTCGAGCACCTCATCGACTTCGTCACCGAACCGTAG